The genome window GTTCCAATGTCACCCTGAGTGTGGGGGTATTGCACACCTGTAATGAATCGTATCGTTGGTATTTTGGTCCCGACCGATTGACTGCACAGACAACCCCGACCTTATCCCTGACCAATGTGGGGCTGAACCGGGCGGGCACCTACTTGCTGGAACTGTCCAATGCCAACGGAACTGCTTTGGGCACTGCTATGACGCTGGTCGTGCAGTACACCGTCACGAAACCCGCCATCAAGGTGGAGGAGAACAAGTTCACGCTGGCGGTGGAGGCAGAGCCGGGCCGGGCCTATTGGCTGGAGGTGCGCGATTCGTTGTCTTCCGGTACTTGGACCGTCATTCGCGGGGTAACCAATACCAGTGGTTCCACGCAGCTTTTGGATACCAATGCGGCCGCCCAGCATCGCTTCTACCGAATCGGAAGCGCCTTGGTACCGTAGGCCGAATTTGTTTCCCTTGCAGAATTGGCCCGATCGTAGTTTCATAATCACATGAAACGAGCGCAACGTTTAACCGCAGCCACGTTATTAGTGGCCTGCTTGACCTCATTCACCATGCAAGCCGCCAATGAATCGCTGGCCTTTGTAGGCACGTACACCAAGAAAAGCAAAGGCATCTATGCCTATCGCTGGAACGCCGCCGATGGCCGGCTTACCGAAATCGGATTGGCGGCGGAAACCACCAATCCAAGTTTCCTGGCCATTCATTCCAATCGAAAATATCTCTATGCCATCGGCGAAATCTCGGGTGGCGGAAAGAAAGGCGCCATCACCGCCTTCGCCATTGATGCCGCCAACGGCAAGCTCACTCAGCTCAACCAACAGAACACCGGGGGCCCCGGCCCCTGCCACGTGGCGGTGGACCAACGCGGCTTGTGCGTTGTGGCTGCCAATTACGGCGGCGGCAGTGTGGTATCGCTGCCCATCAAGGCGGACGGAACGCTGGGCGAGGCAGTGTCATTTTTTCAACATGAAGGATCGAGCGTAAACAAACAGCGCCAGAGCGGCCCGCATGCCCATGCCTGCAACCTCTCGCCGGATAACCGGTTCGTGTTCGTTTGCGACCTGGGCCTGGATAAGATCATGTGCTACCAGCTTGATTCCGCAACGGCGAAACTGACGCCAAACGATCCGCCCTTTACCACCGCTGAACCCGGCGCCGGCCCGCGCCATCTGGCGTTCCACCCTACCGGCAAGTTTGCCTACGTGATCAACGAGCTGGGGAACACCATGACGGCGTTTGAATATGACGCGCCCCACGGCTCGCTGAAAGCCATCCAATCGCTTTCCACGTTACCCGCTGGATTCACCAACAAGAGTAGCTGCGCAGAGGTGGAAGTACACCCCTCCGGTAAATTCGTCTATGGCTCAAACCGGGGGCATGACAGCATCGTGGTGTACGCGGTGGACCAAAACAACGGTAAACTGACCTTGGTGGAACATCAATCCACACAGGGACGCGCCCCGCGATTCTTCGGCCTCGATCCTTCCGGCCAATGGCTGCTCGCCGCCAATCAGGACACGGATAATATTGTCGTCTTCCGCGTGGATACCGCCACCGGCAAGCTGACTCCCACCGGACAAAATATCCAGGTGGGTGCGCCGGTATGCATCAAATTTCTGCCGGTACGATGATCTGCTTGGCCCGGATTTTCTCATGGCAGCTTAAATGGGCCGCACCGGGTAGCCGTCGAGGTAAGGAGACGGACCGTGTGAACCCCTTGATAATCCGTCTCCTCACCTCGACGGCTACAAAGGCAGGTGCGTAATGCGGGCTGGTGGTTGATGGCGGATTATTGAACTCAGCATTATGTTTTCCAAGTGGATTAAATTCTTCATCGGTCTGCTATTGCTGCCGGTTTGTTACGGTGCGGGCAAGACGCTTTGGCTCACACTCAAAGCCAGCGGCAGCGCGGATACCACCTGGATTCCCATGTTGGCCGGTGCCGCCTGCTGGTTGGTGGTGTTCATCCTGCTGCCTGCGCCCATGTATATTTATGTGTTCGGCCACGAACTGACGCACGCCGTCTGGGCAATGTTGTTTGGCGGACGTGTCAAAAAATTCAAGGTTTCCTCCAATGGCGGCCATGTGGTGGTCACCAAGGATAACTTTATCATCACATTGGCACCGTACTTTTTCCCAATTTACGCGGCACTGGTGATATTGCTTTTTGGCGTCGGTCACCTGGTTTGGAACCTTCAGCCCTATCAGGTCTGGTTTCACCTCCTCTTGGGAATTGCCTATTCCTTCCACGTCACCCTGACCTGGCACATCCTAAAAACGCGGCAGTCAGACATCACCTCCCAAGGGTATATTTTCTCCGCCGTGATCATTTTTCTGGGAAATGCGCTGGTGCTCCTGATTGCATTGCCGCTGTTGACCAAGAATGTCGGCCTCGACATGGTGGCCCGTTGGTGGTTCGATGCGACGTTCGATTTTCTGGATTATGCCAGAATGTTCCTGGCGGCACACATGAAGTGATTGGCGGGACGAATCAGTGACGCAGGCATGCCTGCTGTATCA of Verrucomicrobiota bacterium contains these proteins:
- a CDS encoding lactonase family protein, whose amino-acid sequence is MKRAQRLTAATLLVACLTSFTMQAANESLAFVGTYTKKSKGIYAYRWNAADGRLTEIGLAAETTNPSFLAIHSNRKYLYAIGEISGGGKKGAITAFAIDAANGKLTQLNQQNTGGPGPCHVAVDQRGLCVVAANYGGGSVVSLPIKADGTLGEAVSFFQHEGSSVNKQRQSGPHAHACNLSPDNRFVFVCDLGLDKIMCYQLDSATAKLTPNDPPFTTAEPGAGPRHLAFHPTGKFAYVINELGNTMTAFEYDAPHGSLKAIQSLSTLPAGFTNKSSCAEVEVHPSGKFVYGSNRGHDSIVVYAVDQNNGKLTLVEHQSTQGRAPRFFGLDPSGQWLLAANQDTDNIVVFRVDTATGKLTPTGQNIQVGAPVCIKFLPVR
- a CDS encoding M50 family metallopeptidase, producing MFSKWIKFFIGLLLLPVCYGAGKTLWLTLKASGSADTTWIPMLAGAACWLVVFILLPAPMYIYVFGHELTHAVWAMLFGGRVKKFKVSSNGGHVVVTKDNFIITLAPYFFPIYAALVILLFGVGHLVWNLQPYQVWFHLLLGIAYSFHVTLTWHILKTRQSDITSQGYIFSAVIIFLGNALVLLIALPLLTKNVGLDMVARWWFDATFDFLDYARMFLAAHMK